One window of Elaeis guineensis isolate ETL-2024a chromosome 11, EG11, whole genome shotgun sequence genomic DNA carries:
- the LOC105034537 gene encoding uncharacterized protein At1g08160-like has translation MPRPGTSHDPQPPLGRRGSGLLPCIAISTLVLSILVGLAILIFWLTVRPAPLEFSVDDASIHGFNLTAKELNATFNLTLRADNPNHRIRVYYDSVNITVWYSDQMVAFSEVAPFHQSHRNVRTIDVDPVAKSVPLVASVVDNLKHDRSAGAVELEVRVRARIRFKVGLAKTKHYTLRAYCSPVVVHFSSSARFERNYCDVDI, from the coding sequence atgcCTCGACCTGGAACCAGCCACGACCCCCAGCCGCCCTTGGGCAGGCGAGGCTCCGGGCTCCTGCCATGCATCGCCATCTCCACCCTCGTCCTCAGCATTCTCGTCGGCCTCGCCATTCTTATCTTCTGGCTCACCGTCCGACCAGCACCGCTCGAGTTCTCCGTCGACGACGCCAGCATCCACGGCTTCAACCTCACTGCCAAGGAGCTCAACGCAACCTTCAACCTCACTCTTCGAGCTGACAACCCGAACCACCGGATCCGGGTGTACTACGACTCGGTCAACATCACCGTGTGGTACTCCGACCAGATGGTGGCCTTCTCCGAGGTGGCACCGTTCCACCAGAGCCACCGGAATGTGAGGACCATCGATGTTGATCCTGTTGCCAAGTCGGTGCCGCTGGTGGCGTCGGTGGTGGATAATCTTAAGCATGACCGGTCGGCCGGGGCGGTGGAACTGGAGGTGAGGGTGAGAGCGAGGATTAGGTTCAAGGTGGGGCTGGCGAAGACGAAGCACTACACGCTGAGGGCCTACTGCTCGCCGGTAGTGGTGCACTTCTCATCGTCGGCTCGGTTTGAGAGGAATTACTGTGATGTTGATATCTGA